Proteins found in one Coffea eugenioides isolate CCC68of chromosome 5, Ceug_1.0, whole genome shotgun sequence genomic segment:
- the LOC113772405 gene encoding phosphoacetylglucosamine mutase, translating into MNDKQRSILLDISSRFSPPQGVKLSYGTSGFRADASLLESTVYRVGLLAALRSLKTRAVIGLMITASHNKISDNGIKVADPSGGMLTQDWEPFAESLANAPDSYTLVEILDDFVKKEKIALDGEWAAEVFLGRDTRPSGVSLLEAAKQGVASIVKANAKDMGVLTTPQLHWMVRARNKGLEASEHNYFDQLSSSFRCLLELIPQGSRIVGTNDKLIVDGADGIGGEKLESLKGLLNGLCVEVRNSGNGVLNEGVGADYVQKEKVVPRGFGPADVGIRCASFDGDADRLVYFLVQPNSNKIELVDGDKIMALFALFLEEQLSILNKSGDVTVRPNQTRLGIVQTAYANGASTSYLKQLGLEVVFTPTGVKHLHEKAAEYDIGIYFEANGHGTVLFSEAYLCYLEDISSNLSLTSTEKQKVASRLLAVSKLINQAVGDALSGLLLVEAILQHLGWSIQRWNELYHDLPSRQLKVKVLDRAAVVTANAETVVVKPSGIQEAINAEIAKYHKGRCFIRPSGTEDVVRVYAEASTQEAADGLAYSVAKLADQFLGSTNS; encoded by the exons ATGAATGATAAACAGCGATCTATTCTCCTCGACATCTCATCTCGCTTCTCACCTCCACAAGGTGTGAAGCTGTCATACGGAACATCGGGGTTCAGAGCCGACGCATCATTGCTAGAATCAACGGTGTACAGAGTTGGATTATTGGCAGCGCTGAGGTCACTCAAAACCAGGGCAGTCATTGGACTTATGATCACCGCATCACACAATAAAATTTCTGATAATGGAATCAAAGTAGCAGACCCCAGTGGTGGAATGTTGACTCAGGATTGGGAACCATTTGCTGAGTCACTTGCCAATGCACCTGATTCCTATACCCTGGTTGAG ATTTTAGATGATTTTGTTAAGAAGGAAAAAATTGCACTTGATGGAGAATGGGCAGCAGAGGTTTTCTTGGGAAGAGATACAAGGCCTAGTGGAGTGTCTCTCCTTGAAGCTGCAAAACAA GGGGTTGCTTCTATTGTCAAAGCCAATGCCAAGGACATGGGAGTTCTAACGACACCACAACTGCATTGGATGGTTCGTGCTAGAAACAAGGGCCTGGAAGCATCTGAGCATAATTACTTTGACCAGCTCTCAAGCTCTTTCAG GTGCTTGCTGGAATTGATCCCTCAAGGCAGTAGAATCGTTGGTACTAATGACAAACTGATTGTGGATGGAGCGGATGGTATTGGTGGAGAAAAACTTGAAAGTCTGAAAGGGCTGTTAAATGGCTTGTGTGTAGAAGTTCGTAATTCTGGTAATGGTGTACTTAATGAAGGTGTTGGTGCTGACTATGTGCAGAAAGAGAAGGTCGTGCCTCGTGGATTTGGTCCTGCTGATGTTGGAATCAG GTGCGCTAGTTTCGATGGAGATGCTGATCGGCTTGTGTATTTCTTAGTTCAACCAAATAGTAACAAAATTGAACTTGTTGACGGTGACAAGATAatggctttatttgctttattccTTGAAGAACAATTAAGTATTCTGAACAAGAGTGGAGATGTTACAGTTAGGCCAAATCAAACACGTCTCGGGATTGTGCAGACAGCTTATGCAAATGGCGCATCCACTAGTTACCTAAAGCAATTGGGCCTAGAAGTTGTGTTCACTCCTACTGGTGTCAAACACTTGCATGAGAAAGCTGCTGAATACGATATTGGGATCTATTTTGAGGCAAATGGGCATGGAACTGTCTTGTTTTCTGAAGCTTACTTGTGCTATTTAGAGGATATAAGCAGTAATTTATCATTAACTTCAACAG AGAAACAAAAGGTGGCTTCAAGACTTTTGGCTGTAAGTAAATTGATCAATCAGGCAGTAGGGGATGCCCTCAGTGGGCTGCTTTTGGTGGAAGCCATCTTACAGCATTTGGGGTGGTCTATCCAAAGGTGGAATGAGCTTTACCATGACTTACCCAGCAGACAACTTAag GTAAAGGTGCTTGACAGAGCAGCAGTTGTCACGGCGAATGCGGAAACTGTAGTTGTCAAACCCAGTGGAATTCAAGAAGCCATTAATGCTGAAATTG CCAAATACCACAAAGGGAGATGTTTCATACGGCCTTCTGGAACAGAAGATGTGGTTAGAGTATATGCTGAAGCAAGCACCCAAGAAGCAGCAGATGGTCTAGCTTATTCAGTGGCGAAATTGGCGGATCAGTTCCTTGGGTCTACCAATTCTTAG